In Dysgonomonadaceae bacterium zrk40, one genomic interval encodes:
- a CDS encoding DMP19 family protein, with protein MVQIEEKQIIAAAEKGMDEFLKVFTDAYLELLGGDITAENMELLNGYQHTLLAYRFFTEEVNEGGFVQLIQNGYGGYLFNNPVAKALKEMGAKGMSKILYKAKEIYDAHREELERETSEEEFMAMYVDFEQFDELEEKFFYLEEEETLQVAQYVDEHLEDFAEVIQ; from the coding sequence ATGGTACAGATAGAGGAAAAGCAGATCATTGCAGCGGCGGAGAAGGGGATGGATGAGTTCCTGAAAGTGTTCACCGACGCCTACCTGGAGCTGCTTGGCGGCGACATCACGGCCGAGAACATGGAGCTGCTGAACGGTTACCAGCACACCCTGCTGGCCTACCGCTTCTTCACGGAAGAGGTGAACGAGGGAGGCTTCGTGCAGCTCATCCAGAACGGCTACGGCGGTTATCTCTTCAACAACCCGGTGGCCAAGGCATTGAAAGAGATGGGCGCCAAGGGGATGTCGAAGATCCTCTACAAGGCGAAGGAGATCTACGATGCCCATCGCGAGGAGCTTGAACGGGAGACCAGCGAGGAGGAGTTCATGGCGATGTATGTCGACTTTGAACAGTTCGATGAGCTGGAGGAGAAGTTCTTCTATCTCGAGGAAGAGGAAACCCTCCAGGTTGCCCAATATGTAGATGAGCACCTGGAAGATTTCGCCGAAGTTATTCAGTAG
- a CDS encoding DUF1015 domain-containing protein: MKIKPFRGVRPPSTMVREVASRPYDVLNSEEARREAEGNEKSLYHIIKPEIDFPAGKDEHDEDVYLKAAENYRMFCDKGWLLQDEKELYYVYAQTMNGKRQYGLVVAAAVEDYMSGKIKKHELTRRDKEEDRMKHVRVNDANIEPVFFAYPENNEVNAIVEWVSATAPEYDFVSVDGVGHHFWLVTEEQDIRRITELFAAMPAMYIADGHHRSAAAALVGAEKAKNNPDHRGDEEYNYFMAVCFPDNQLTIIDYNRVVKDLNGLTPDQFLTRLEKNFTVEPTGSEIQKPKQLHNFSIYLDGRSYSVTAKPGTYDDGDPIGQLDVTITSGLILDEILGIKDLRSDKRIDFVGGIRGLGELKQRVDSGEMALAIALYPVSMKQLMDIADTGNIMPPKTTWFEPKLRSGLVIHNLH; this comes from the coding sequence ATGAAAATAAAACCTTTCCGGGGCGTACGGCCGCCCAGCACGATGGTCCGCGAGGTGGCCTCCCGACCCTATGATGTACTCAATTCAGAAGAGGCCCGCAGAGAGGCTGAAGGCAATGAGAAATCGCTCTACCACATCATCAAGCCGGAGATCGATTTCCCCGCAGGCAAGGATGAACACGACGAGGATGTCTACCTGAAAGCGGCGGAGAACTACCGTATGTTCTGCGACAAGGGATGGCTCCTGCAGGATGAGAAAGAGCTTTATTACGTCTATGCCCAGACCATGAACGGCAAAAGGCAGTATGGCCTTGTGGTGGCTGCCGCCGTGGAGGATTACATGAGCGGGAAGATCAAGAAGCATGAGCTGACACGGCGCGACAAGGAGGAGGACCGGATGAAGCATGTGCGGGTGAACGATGCGAACATCGAGCCGGTCTTCTTCGCTTACCCGGAAAACAACGAGGTCAACGCCATCGTGGAGTGGGTCTCTGCCACTGCACCGGAATATGATTTTGTTTCTGTTGATGGTGTGGGACACCACTTCTGGCTGGTAACGGAGGAGCAAGACATCCGCCGCATCACCGAGCTCTTCGCCGCCATGCCGGCCATGTACATCGCCGACGGTCATCACCGTTCCGCCGCCGCCGCACTGGTGGGTGCCGAGAAGGCGAAAAACAACCCCGACCACCGGGGCGATGAGGAGTACAACTACTTCATGGCGGTTTGCTTCCCCGACAACCAGCTCACCATCATCGATTACAACCGGGTGGTGAAGGATCTCAACGGACTCACACCCGATCAGTTCCTGACGCGGCTGGAGAAAAACTTCACGGTGGAGCCCACCGGATCAGAGATACAGAAGCCGAAGCAGCTGCACAACTTCTCAATCTACCTCGACGGACGCTCATACAGCGTTACCGCCAAGCCGGGCACTTACGACGACGGCGACCCCATTGGCCAGCTCGACGTCACCATCACCTCCGGCCTCATCCTCGATGAGATCCTTGGCATCAAGGACCTGCGCAGCGACAAGCGGATCGACTTCGTGGGAGGTATCCGGGGACTGGGAGAACTCAAACAACGGGTCGACAGCGGTGAGATGGCCCTGGCCATTGCCCTCTACCCCGTATCGATGAAGCAGCTGATGGACATCGCCGACACCGGCAACATCATGCCGCCCAAGACCACCTGGTTTGAGCCGAAGCTGCGCTCAGGACTGGTGATCCACAACCTGCACTGA
- a CDS encoding amidohydrolase translates to MDLLQQIRLLTEQLFPEVVGHYRHLHSHPELSYREQETAAYIAAFLQKEGISFRSGIGGYGIVAEVKGEKELSESCIAFVADMDALPVQEENDVSYRSLNEGVMHACGHDAQAAALMGAVKMLHSLRQHFAGTLLFVFQPGEEQSPGGASLMLRDNLFGAYNPCMIIKQHAYIDLPAGHVAFQSGTVMASADEVHLTVKGQGGHGALPHELNDNVLAASQIVVAMQQLASRRSNPFHPIVLSFGRFIAAGATNVIPPEVTLAGSLRCMNEEERRKMLGLIPQIASDTAAAYGCRCEAVLPEGYPCVISDETVTREVKVAAAEWLGAERVGEYPRRMTADDFGFFTQQYPCCYYRFGVSPTNKRSGALHSGSFLIDEEALRTATGLPAAIALKCLKME, encoded by the coding sequence ATGGACCTCCTGCAGCAGATCCGTCTCCTGACGGAGCAACTCTTCCCGGAGGTGGTTGGTCATTACCGCCACCTCCACAGCCATCCCGAGCTCTCCTACCGGGAGCAGGAGACGGCTGCATACATCGCCGCCTTCCTGCAAAAGGAGGGGATCTCATTCCGGAGCGGAATCGGCGGCTACGGTATTGTGGCTGAGGTGAAGGGGGAGAAGGAGTTGTCGGAGAGCTGCATCGCCTTCGTGGCCGACATGGATGCGCTGCCGGTGCAGGAGGAGAACGATGTCTCCTACCGGTCGCTGAACGAGGGGGTGATGCACGCCTGCGGCCATGATGCTCAGGCGGCTGCACTGATGGGTGCGGTGAAGATGCTCCACTCGCTGCGCCAACATTTTGCCGGCACGCTGCTCTTCGTCTTCCAGCCGGGTGAGGAGCAATCGCCCGGGGGTGCTTCCCTGATGTTGCGCGACAATCTCTTCGGGGCTTACAACCCCTGCATGATAATTAAACAGCATGCCTACATTGACCTGCCGGCCGGACATGTGGCCTTTCAGAGCGGCACGGTGATGGCCTCGGCCGACGAGGTGCACCTCACCGTGAAGGGTCAGGGTGGACATGGTGCCCTCCCGCACGAGCTGAACGACAACGTGCTGGCCGCCTCGCAGATTGTGGTGGCCATGCAGCAGCTGGCCAGTCGCAGGAGCAATCCCTTCCATCCCATCGTACTCTCCTTTGGGCGTTTCATTGCTGCCGGTGCCACCAACGTGATCCCACCGGAGGTGACACTCGCCGGCTCCCTGCGCTGCATGAACGAGGAGGAGCGGCGGAAGATGCTTGGGTTGATCCCGCAAATCGCTTCCGACACTGCAGCAGCCTACGGCTGCCGGTGTGAGGCAGTGCTGCCGGAAGGGTATCCCTGCGTGATCAGTGACGAGACAGTCACCCGGGAGGTCAAAGTTGCGGCGGCTGAATGGCTGGGCGCAGAGCGGGTGGGGGAATACCCGCGACGGATGACAGCCGACGACTTCGGCTTCTTCACCCAACAATACCCTTGCTGCTATTACCGTTTCGGGGTGTCGCCAACAAACAAAAGATCAGGAGCCCTCCACTCCGGTAGCTTCCTCATCGACGAGGAGGCGCTGCGCACCGCCACCGGACTGCCTGCTGCCATAGCTTTAAAATGCTTAAAAATGGAGTGA
- a CDS encoding Lrp/AsnC ligand binding domain-containing protein, which yields MAQHELDELDEKILRMIIDNARIPFLEVARECGVSGAAIHQRVQKLIQLGVVKGSEFIVDAEKIGFETCAYVGIFLTSPSTFDFVVKELEKIPEVVECYYTTGQYDLLIKVYAKNNKDLLRIIHSELQPLGLSRTETLICFKDGFRKKLPVKL from the coding sequence ATGGCACAACATGAACTGGATGAGTTGGATGAGAAGATTTTGCGAATGATCATCGACAACGCACGCATACCCTTTCTGGAGGTGGCCCGCGAATGCGGTGTCTCTGGAGCGGCAATTCACCAGCGGGTGCAGAAACTCATACAACTTGGCGTGGTGAAAGGTTCGGAGTTTATCGTGGATGCGGAAAAGATCGGCTTCGAGACATGTGCCTATGTGGGGATTTTTCTCACTTCTCCTTCAACGTTCGATTTTGTGGTGAAAGAGCTGGAAAAGATTCCCGAGGTGGTGGAGTGTTACTACACTACCGGTCAGTACGACCTGCTTATCAAGGTCTACGCGAAGAACAACAAAGATCTGCTGCGCATCATCCACTCGGAACTACAACCCCTGGGCCTCTCCCGTACCGAGACCTTGATCTGCTTCAAGGATGGCTTCCGCAAGAAATTGCCGGTGAAATTGTAA
- a CDS encoding glycoside hydrolase family 125 protein, whose translation MLRHTDAGAGFMHESFHKDDPAKFTRSWFAWVNTLFGELIVDLDKKGKMNLVNSL comes from the coding sequence ATGCTGCGCCATACCGATGCAGGTGCCGGCTTCATGCATGAGTCCTTTCACAAGGACGACCCTGCAAAATTCACCCGCAGCTGGTTTGCCTGGGTCAATACCCTCTTTGGGGAATTGATCGTCGACCTCGATAAGAAAGGGAAAATGAACCTGGTAAACAGCCTTTAA
- a CDS encoding GH92 family glycosyl hydrolase: MKRYTLALSLLLSLTAPLAGKAYDDPVDYVNVLMGTQSEFALSNGNTYPAIARPWGMNFWTPQTRKMGDGWQYAYTDNKLNGFKQTHQPSPWMNDYGQFAIMPMTDRMEFAQEKRASWYSHKAEVAKPYYYSAYLADYDITTEISPTERAAIFRFTFPETDSAIVLVDAFDKGSAVEIIPGNNAIVGYTTRNSGGVPENFKNYFVVLFDKSFTLHRAVKDGEILDEELAADGSHTGAFIGFATHRGEQVVARVASSFISYEQAWQNLKEVTGKSFEQVKQEGRNDWNKVLGRIEVEGGNLDQKRTFYSTLYRSTLFPRKFHEVDADGNIIHYSPYNGKVLPGYMYTDTGFWDTFRALFPLLNLVYPSVNAEIQEGLVNTYKESGFLPEWASPGHRGIMIGNNSASVVADAWLKGVRGYDIETLYEAMLHGTEHVHPQVSSTGRLGHEYYNTLGYVPYDVKINENAARTLEYAYADWTIYKLARELKRPQAEIDLFAKRSRNYRNLYSPEHKLMRGRNKDGSFQSPFSPTKWGDAFTEGNSWHYTWSVFHDPQGLIDLMGGNRAFVEMLDSVFVMPPLFDDSYYGGVIHEIREMQITNMGQYAHGNQPIQHMIYLYNYAGEPWKAQYRVREVMDKLYTPHPDGYCGDEDNGQTSAWYVFSSLGFYPVCPGSDQYVIGSPLFNKMTLHLENGNRVEINAPNNAHETRFVSSVELNGRSYTKNYFTHGELMEGAKIDFTMSEKPNRERGIRKSDAPYSFSNEKR, from the coding sequence ATGAAAAGATATACATTGGCACTCAGCCTGCTGCTGAGCCTGACAGCTCCTCTGGCCGGAAAGGCTTATGACGACCCCGTGGATTACGTGAATGTACTGATGGGTACCCAGTCGGAGTTCGCTCTCTCCAACGGCAACACCTACCCGGCCATCGCACGTCCCTGGGGGATGAATTTCTGGACACCCCAGACCCGCAAGATGGGTGACGGATGGCAATATGCCTATACCGACAACAAGCTGAACGGCTTCAAGCAGACCCATCAGCCCAGTCCCTGGATGAATGACTACGGTCAGTTTGCCATCATGCCGATGACCGACAGGATGGAGTTTGCGCAGGAGAAACGGGCAAGCTGGTATTCCCATAAGGCTGAGGTGGCGAAGCCCTACTATTACAGTGCCTATCTGGCCGACTACGACATCACCACCGAGATCTCTCCCACTGAGCGGGCTGCCATTTTCCGCTTTACCTTCCCCGAGACAGACAGCGCCATCGTGTTGGTGGATGCCTTCGACAAGGGATCCGCAGTGGAAATTATCCCCGGGAATAATGCTATTGTCGGCTACACCACCCGCAATAGCGGCGGTGTTCCTGAAAACTTCAAAAACTACTTCGTGGTGCTCTTCGATAAATCCTTTACGTTGCACCGTGCGGTGAAAGATGGTGAGATACTGGATGAGGAACTCGCTGCTGACGGAAGCCACACCGGTGCTTTCATCGGTTTTGCCACCCACCGTGGTGAGCAGGTGGTGGCCCGCGTGGCCTCCTCATTCATCAGCTATGAACAGGCGTGGCAGAACCTGAAAGAGGTCACCGGCAAATCGTTTGAACAGGTGAAACAGGAGGGTCGCAATGACTGGAACAAGGTGCTTGGCAGGATTGAGGTGGAGGGTGGCAACCTCGACCAGAAGCGTACCTTCTACTCCACGCTCTATCGTTCCACCCTCTTCCCCAGGAAGTTTCACGAGGTGGACGCCGATGGCAATATCATTCACTACAGTCCCTACAACGGAAAGGTCCTTCCCGGCTACATGTATACCGATACCGGCTTCTGGGATACTTTCCGTGCGCTCTTCCCCCTGCTCAATCTGGTCTACCCCTCGGTGAACGCTGAGATTCAGGAGGGGCTGGTCAATACCTACAAGGAGAGTGGTTTCCTGCCCGAGTGGGCCAGCCCCGGCCACCGCGGCATCATGATTGGTAACAACTCCGCTTCGGTGGTAGCGGATGCCTGGCTGAAAGGGGTTCGCGGTTATGACATTGAAACGCTTTACGAAGCGATGCTTCACGGCACCGAGCACGTACATCCGCAGGTCTCTTCTACCGGGCGTCTCGGCCATGAGTACTACAACACCCTGGGTTATGTACCCTACGACGTGAAGATCAACGAGAACGCCGCACGCACGCTGGAGTATGCCTATGCCGACTGGACCATCTACAAGCTGGCCAGGGAGCTGAAGCGCCCACAGGCGGAGATCGATCTCTTTGCCAAAAGAAGCCGGAACTACCGCAATCTTTACTCTCCTGAGCACAAGCTGATGCGTGGCCGCAACAAGGATGGCTCCTTCCAGTCGCCCTTCAGCCCCACCAAGTGGGGGGATGCCTTCACCGAAGGGAACAGCTGGCATTACACCTGGTCGGTGTTCCACGATCCGCAGGGGTTGATCGACTTGATGGGAGGCAACAGGGCTTTCGTGGAGATGCTCGACTCGGTATTCGTGATGCCCCCACTCTTCGACGACAGCTACTACGGCGGGGTGATTCATGAGATCCGTGAGATGCAGATCACGAACATGGGACAGTATGCACACGGCAACCAGCCCATCCAACATATGATTTATCTCTACAACTACGCGGGTGAGCCATGGAAGGCTCAGTACCGGGTGCGAGAGGTGATGGACAAGCTCTACACACCCCATCCCGACGGTTATTGCGGGGATGAGGACAATGGTCAGACATCGGCATGGTATGTCTTCTCTTCCCTCGGTTTTTACCCTGTCTGCCCGGGTAGCGACCAGTATGTGATCGGTTCACCACTCTTCAACAAGATGACACTACACCTGGAGAATGGAAACAGGGTGGAAATAAATGCACCCAACAACGCACACGAAACTCGTTTTGTCTCCTCGGTAGAGCTCAACGGCAGAAGCTACACGAAGAACTACTTCACCCACGGTGAACTGATGGAGGGGGCAAAGATTGACTTCACCATGTCGGAGAAACCGAACAGGGAGAGAGGTATCCGCAAGTCGGATGCTCCCTATTCCTTCTCAAACGAGAAGAGGTAG
- a CDS encoding septal ring lytic transglycosylase RlpA family protein: MFRITIFTALLLLSFLPLSGQAQQAEQVLGRASYYAGRFHGRKMSNGTSYHRDSLTCAHRTYPFGTLLEVTNPKNNKSVIVKVTDRGPYMRNRIIDVSHAAAQQLGMLKQGVITVEIREHIPDADLWQMNPTSSRLRRNREHPTCGYLSPCSVSPTW; encoded by the coding sequence ATGTTTCGAATCACTATTTTCACTGCACTGTTGCTGCTGTCATTCCTTCCTTTATCAGGGCAGGCACAACAGGCTGAACAGGTACTGGGAAGGGCCTCCTATTATGCCGGGCGTTTTCACGGCCGGAAAATGTCAAACGGAACCTCCTACCACAGAGACAGCCTCACCTGTGCACACCGCACCTATCCTTTCGGCACCTTGCTTGAGGTGACCAATCCCAAAAACAACAAGAGTGTCATCGTAAAGGTGACTGACCGGGGACCCTATATGCGCAACCGGATCATTGACGTTTCTCATGCAGCCGCCCAACAGCTGGGAATGCTGAAACAGGGGGTCATCACGGTGGAAATCAGGGAACACATCCCTGATGCGGATCTTTGGCAAATGAACCCTACCTCTTCTCGTTTGAGAAGGAATAGGGAGCATCCGACTTGCGGATACCTCTCTCCCTGTTCGGTTTCTCCGACATGGTGA
- a CDS encoding polyprenol monophosphomannose synthase — protein sequence MPMADSVVIIPTYNEKENIENIIKAVFSLDQQFHILVIDDGSPDGTAAIVQRLMSGPFEGRLFLEERKGKLGLGTAYIHGFKWALQRSYDYIFEMDADFSHNPEDLPRLYAACHDDGFDVAVGSRYATGVNVVNWPMGRVLMSFFASKYVRLVTALNVKDTTAGFVCYRRKVLETINLDQIRFKGYAFQIEMKYSAKVLGFSIKEVSVIFVNRQLGTSKMNSSIFGEAFFGVINLRWRKELGQIKPRKQSKQLSS from the coding sequence ATTCCAATGGCAGATAGTGTAGTGATTATACCCACCTACAACGAGAAAGAGAATATTGAGAACATCATAAAAGCTGTTTTTTCGCTGGACCAACAGTTTCATATCCTGGTGATCGATGACGGCTCACCCGACGGCACCGCGGCCATCGTGCAACGCCTTATGAGCGGTCCGTTTGAAGGTCGCCTCTTTCTGGAAGAAAGGAAGGGGAAGCTGGGACTGGGGACTGCCTACATCCATGGTTTCAAGTGGGCATTGCAGCGATCGTACGACTATATCTTCGAGATGGATGCCGACTTTTCGCATAACCCGGAGGATCTGCCACGACTCTATGCCGCCTGTCATGACGATGGATTTGATGTGGCTGTGGGATCACGCTATGCCACCGGTGTGAACGTCGTGAACTGGCCCATGGGGCGTGTGCTGATGTCCTTCTTCGCATCGAAGTATGTACGCCTGGTGACAGCACTCAATGTGAAGGATACCACTGCCGGTTTCGTCTGCTACCGACGCAAGGTGCTGGAGACCATCAACCTGGATCAGATTCGGTTCAAGGGTTATGCCTTTCAGATTGAGATGAAGTATTCCGCCAAAGTGCTGGGTTTCAGCATTAAAGAGGTGTCGGTCATCTTCGTGAACCGGCAGCTGGGCACCTCCAAGATGAACAGCAGCATATTCGGTGAAGCATTCTTCGGCGTGATCAACCTGCGCTGGAGAAAAGAGTTGGGACAAATAAAACCACGCAAACAATCCAAACAACTATCCTCATGA
- a CDS encoding dihydroorotase, with amino-acid sequence MILIQKATIINEGETFTGSLLIEGERIARIFRDEVPEQLLSRCDDVIDARGLFLIPGVIDDQVHFREPGLTHKGDIFSESRAAVAGGVTSYMEMPNTMPQTITNDELRRKQELAAGRSAANYSFYMGATNDNIRELMKVDPVTTCGVKVFMGSSTGNMLVDDRRTLQKIFAEVEMLIATHCESEELIRENRDRMIRLHGEEMPVAMHPLIRTAEACYRSSAEAVELADHYGSRLHVLHLSTAQEMSLFSEGSLAEKKITAEVCVHHLWFSDEDYGRMGSRIKWNPAVKGAADREALREALRRGRLDVVATDHAPHLLSEKEGGAIRAASGGPLVQHSLAAMWEMTDAKIFTREMVVERMCHAPARLFGVRERGFIREGYHADLVLVDPSAPFTVTPENILYKCGWSPFEGVTFGNSVSKTFVNGMLAYDEGRVSDCAAGQLLTFER; translated from the coding sequence ATGATACTGATACAAAAAGCAACCATCATCAACGAGGGGGAGACCTTTACCGGCTCACTCCTGATAGAGGGTGAACGAATTGCACGCATCTTTCGCGATGAGGTGCCGGAACAACTGCTCTCCCGCTGTGACGATGTGATCGATGCCAGGGGGCTTTTCCTGATACCCGGTGTGATTGACGATCAGGTGCACTTCCGTGAACCGGGTCTGACTCACAAGGGGGATATTTTCAGCGAGAGCAGGGCTGCCGTGGCAGGAGGTGTCACCTCATACATGGAGATGCCCAACACGATGCCCCAGACCATTACCAACGATGAGCTTCGCCGCAAACAGGAGCTGGCTGCGGGACGCTCTGCTGCCAACTACTCCTTCTACATGGGTGCCACCAACGATAACATCCGGGAGCTGATGAAGGTTGATCCGGTAACTACCTGTGGGGTGAAGGTATTCATGGGTTCCTCTACGGGCAACATGCTGGTGGATGACCGCAGGACGCTGCAAAAGATCTTCGCCGAGGTAGAGATGTTGATCGCCACCCACTGCGAGAGTGAGGAGCTGATTCGTGAGAACAGGGATCGAATGATCCGATTGCACGGAGAGGAGATGCCTGTTGCCATGCATCCGCTGATCAGAACTGCGGAAGCCTGTTACCGTTCTTCGGCCGAGGCGGTGGAGCTGGCCGACCATTACGGCAGCCGCCTGCATGTGTTGCACCTCTCCACGGCGCAGGAGATGAGCCTTTTCTCCGAAGGCTCATTGGCAGAGAAAAAAATCACGGCAGAGGTATGTGTTCACCACCTCTGGTTCAGTGATGAGGATTATGGCCGCATGGGAAGCCGCATCAAGTGGAACCCGGCGGTAAAGGGGGCGGCCGATCGGGAAGCGCTCCGTGAGGCACTGCGTCGCGGACGCCTTGATGTGGTGGCTACCGACCATGCTCCTCACCTCCTGAGTGAGAAGGAGGGCGGTGCCATCAGAGCTGCCTCTGGTGGTCCGCTGGTACAGCATTCGCTGGCAGCAATGTGGGAGATGACCGATGCAAAGATCTTCACCCGTGAAATGGTGGTGGAGCGGATGTGTCACGCTCCTGCACGCCTCTTCGGTGTTCGGGAAAGGGGTTTCATCCGGGAGGGTTACCATGCTGACCTGGTTTTGGTTGATCCTTCGGCTCCCTTCACTGTTACCCCGGAAAACATTCTTTACAAGTGCGGCTGGTCTCCTTTCGAGGGGGTCACCTTTGGCAACAGCGTGAGCAAGACATTCGTGAATGGTATGCTGGCATACGATGAGGGGCGTGTGTCGGATTGTGCCGCGGGACAGTTGCTTACATTTGAACGCTGA
- a CDS encoding glycosyltransferase, translating to MRFLFTVQGEGRGHYTQALSLAAILRKQGHEVVAVLVGKSDNREIPSFFSEKIAAPVTAFNSPNFTSFYKQKRPNILLSVATNFSRPFIFRKSLQHIRHKIEEYRPDRVINFYEMITGMAYGIYRFDKKMGVEMICVAHQYILLNPNYKTSAEQDVKYYFLRMLSRITSNRASRILALSFRDMPAATDKRIVTVPPLLRAEVFRSVPSDGDYIHGYMLNAGYYDEIARWHARHPEVPLRFFWDKSDAAEEVQVDDRFTITRLHDEKFLSSMAGSMAYATTAGFESLCEALYFRKPILMIPVHVEQEFNAQDASLSGAGIAGKRFDLDRLVDFIPHYKPDETFRDWVHQAEERFIREIC from the coding sequence GTGAGATTCTTGTTCACTGTACAGGGAGAAGGCAGAGGCCACTACACGCAGGCGCTCTCGCTTGCTGCCATCCTGCGTAAACAGGGCCATGAAGTGGTGGCCGTGCTGGTGGGTAAAAGCGACAACAGGGAGATACCATCCTTCTTCTCCGAGAAAATTGCTGCACCGGTCACTGCTTTCAACAGCCCCAACTTCACCTCCTTCTACAAACAAAAGCGACCCAACATCCTGTTGAGTGTGGCGACCAACTTCTCACGTCCCTTTATCTTCCGTAAAAGCCTTCAGCACATCCGTCATAAGATTGAAGAGTATCGTCCCGACAGGGTGATCAATTTTTATGAGATGATCACCGGTATGGCTTATGGCATTTACCGGTTCGACAAGAAGATGGGGGTGGAGATGATCTGTGTGGCACATCAGTACATCCTCCTGAATCCAAATTACAAGACCAGTGCCGAACAGGATGTGAAGTACTATTTCCTAAGAATGCTCTCGCGCATCACCTCCAACCGTGCTTCCCGTATCCTGGCCCTCTCCTTTCGCGATATGCCTGCTGCAACCGACAAACGGATTGTTACCGTGCCCCCGTTGTTGCGTGCGGAAGTGTTCCGCTCAGTACCCTCTGATGGCGATTACATTCACGGCTACATGCTCAATGCGGGCTATTATGATGAGATTGCCCGTTGGCATGCACGCCATCCGGAGGTGCCGTTGCGCTTCTTCTGGGACAAGAGTGATGCCGCGGAGGAGGTGCAGGTGGATGATCGGTTCACGATCACTCGTCTCCATGATGAGAAGTTCCTCAGCAGCATGGCCGGGAGCATGGCCTATGCCACCACTGCAGGCTTCGAATCGCTCTGTGAAGCACTCTACTTCCGCAAACCAATCCTGATGATCCCGGTGCATGTGGAGCAGGAGTTCAATGCCCAAGATGCATCACTCTCCGGTGCGGGCATCGCCGGCAAACGATTCGATCTGGACCGGCTGGTCGATTTCATTCCGCATTACAAGCCTGATGAAACGTTTCGCGACTGGGTTCACCAGGCTGAAGAGCGTTTCATACGTGAGATTTGTTGA
- the aroB gene encoding 3-dehydroquinate synthase: MQKVIKSSQLVADTEKIIRNTRYDKLFILTDDNTHRHCLPLLSNLPQISDATEIVIPADDINKTISTLSMVWEQLTAGGATRHSLLINLGGGMVTDLGGFAAATFKRGIRYINIPTTLLGAVDAAVGGKTGINFGGYKNEIGSFYPSEFVIIFSDFFRTLTQEALLSGYAEMIKHALIHSAADLDKLIAFQLDKPDYEQLNEMVFRSVGIKRQIVEKDPYEQDIRKALNLGHTTAHAFESHALKAGTPVPHGFAVAWGLIVELYLSHRICRFPKEKLLKTVRFIREQYGSFAISCDHYEQLYEIALHDKKNRGGVINFTLLSEIGNVQIDQTADKKLFFEALDFYRDSVGL, encoded by the coding sequence ATGCAAAAGGTTATCAAGAGCAGCCAGTTGGTTGCCGACACAGAAAAAATTATCCGTAACACCCGCTACGACAAACTTTTCATCCTCACCGATGACAACACGCACCGGCATTGCCTGCCGTTGCTCAGCAACCTGCCACAGATCAGCGACGCCACAGAGATTGTGATCCCCGCCGATGACATCAATAAGACCATCTCCACACTTTCGATGGTATGGGAACAACTCACTGCGGGAGGAGCCACCCGCCACTCGCTGCTCATCAACCTGGGCGGAGGAATGGTCACCGATCTGGGAGGCTTTGCTGCCGCCACCTTCAAGCGGGGCATTCGTTACATCAACATCCCCACCACACTCCTGGGCGCGGTCGATGCAGCCGTAGGCGGCAAGACCGGCATCAACTTTGGCGGCTACAAGAATGAGATTGGCTCCTTCTACCCTTCGGAGTTTGTCATCATCTTCTCCGACTTCTTCCGCACGCTGACACAGGAAGCCCTTCTTTCCGGCTATGCAGAGATGATCAAGCATGCATTGATCCACTCGGCGGCCGACCTTGACAAACTCATTGCCTTCCAACTCGACAAACCCGACTATGAACAGTTGAACGAGATGGTATTTCGTTCGGTTGGCATCAAGCGGCAGATTGTGGAGAAGGATCCCTACGAGCAGGATATACGCAAGGCGCTGAACCTGGGACACACCACTGCACACGCTTTCGAGAGCCACGCCCTTAAAGCAGGCACTCCTGTGCCACACGGCTTTGCCGTAGCATGGGGATTGATTGTTGAGCTTTACCTCTCACACCGCATCTGTCGTTTCCCCAAGGAGAAACTGCTGAAGACGGTACGGTTCATCCGGGAGCAGTACGGCTCCTTTGCAATCAGCTGCGATCATTATGAGCAACTCTATGAGATCGCACTCCATGACAAGAAGAACCGGGGAGGAGTAATCAATTTCACCTTGCTCTCAGAGATCGGAAACGTGCAGATAGACCAGACCGCAGACAAGAAACTCTTTTTTGAAGCGCTCGACTTCTATCGCGATTCGGTTGGATTGTAA